A genomic stretch from Eubacterium sulci ATCC 35585 includes:
- a CDS encoding elongation factor P, which produces MITAGDFRKGITFEINGEPYVILDFQHVKPGKGAAFVRTKYKNIITGATREEAFNPSDKFENARIDTKTMQYLYNDGDLYYFMDNESYEQIPIGKDQVEEAMKYLRENDEATIKFYNEKPFLVEAPNFVNLTVIETEPGVKGDTATNVTKAATVETGAVIQVPIFINEGEKIQIDTRSGEYLGRAK; this is translated from the coding sequence TTTAGAAAAGGTATAACTTTTGAGATCAATGGTGAACCATATGTAATACTTGACTTCCAGCATGTAAAGCCAGGTAAGGGTGCTGCTTTTGTAAGAACAAAATATAAGAACATCATCACAGGAGCAACAAGAGAAGAAGCTTTCAACCCAAGTGATAAGTTTGAGAACGCTCGTATAGATACAAAGACAATGCAGTATCTATATAACGATGGAGATCTATATTACTTCATGGACAATGAGTCATATGAGCAGATTCCTATCGGTAAGGACCAGGTAGAAGAAGCTATGAAGTACCTAAGAGAAAACGATGAAGCTACAATTAAGTTCTATAACGAAAAGCCGTTCCTAGTAGAGGCTCCAAACTTCGTTAACCTGACTGTAATTGAGACAGAGCCTGGCGTAAAAGGCGATACTGCTACAAACGTAACAAAGGCAGCTACAGTTGAAACAGGTGCTGTAATACAAGTTCCAATTTTCATAAACGAAGGCGAAAAGATTCAGATAGATACAAGAAGTGGCGAGTATCTAGGTAGAGCAAAATAA